Within the Cloacibacillus sp. genome, the region TTCCTGTGCGCAGGCGCTCGGCCAGCTTGCCGGCGCTTCCCATCTCCGGCAGCGCGAGCGAGACGGCAAATCCCGGCAGAACGGACTGAGGGAACGAGCCTCCGCCTACTGTGTCGTCGGCCTGTACGACGCCTAGCTGTACGCGTTGTATGTTTGTCGTTTTGAAGAATTTTTTCAGCCTCCGGCAGAAATTCTGCGCCGCCTTATTTAGTTCTTCCGGTTTTTTAAAGATCATTTCAACGGTGGGGATTTCATTTTCACAGCCGCGCAGATAGAGGCGCAGCGTAGCTTCGAACGCGGCGAGCGTCATTTTGTCCACGCGCATGGCGCGAAGCATCTGGTGACTCTTCAGTTTTGCGATGAGTTCCTTTTTGCCGACGATCGCGCCTATCTGCGGACCGCCCAGCAGTTTGTCGCCGGAGAAGGTGACGATGTCGCAGCCGGCCTTGAGCGACTGCGCGACGGTGGGGTCGTTCTCGCTTGAAAGGCCCGCTTTTGAGATGTCTATGAGCATCCCGCTGCCCAAGTCCTCCATAAAGACGAGGCCGCGGCTGCGCGCAAGAGCCGAAAGCTCTTCGCGCGGCACGGAGGAGGCAAAGCCCGTTATCCTGTAATTGGACGGATGCACCTTCAGGAGCATCGCGCTTTCGTCCGTTATTGCGTTTTCGTAATCTTTTAGGTGCGTGCGGTTCGTCGTGCCCGTCTCCACCATCTTTGTGCCGGAGAGCGCCATTATGTCAGGTATCCTGAAGGAGCCGCCTATCTCGACAAGTTCTCCGCGCGAGACTACGGTCTCTTTGTCTTTTGCAAGAGCCATCAGTGCAAGCACGACGGCGGCTGCGTTGTTGTTGACGACAAGCGCGGCCTCCGCCCCTGTGAGGCGGCAGAGCAGCCACTCGACGTGGTCGTTTCTGTGGCCTCGCGCGCCCTCTTCCAGGGAAAATTCAAGAGTGCTGAACGACGACGCGCAGCGGTCCACAGCCTCTAGCGCCTCTTTGGCAAGCAGCGAACGCCCGAGGTTTGTGTGGATGACGACGCCAGTCGCGTTGATGACGGGGCGAATGCTCGACTGC harbors:
- the selA gene encoding L-seryl-tRNA(Sec) selenium transferase, yielding MKTEIQNIMRKIPSMDKMLAQPWIGCYEKQLGRETVKLLLTDLLAAQRAKIINDPETAFDAETIAADAKALLARRAQSSIRPVINATGVVIHTNLGRSLLAKEALEAVDRCASSFSTLEFSLEEGARGHRNDHVEWLLCRLTGAEAALVVNNNAAAVVLALMALAKDKETVVSRGELVEIGGSFRIPDIMALSGTKMVETGTTNRTHLKDYENAITDESAMLLKVHPSNYRITGFASSVPREELSALARSRGLVFMEDLGSGMLIDISKAGLSSENDPTVAQSLKAGCDIVTFSGDKLLGGPQIGAIVGKKELIAKLKSHQMLRAMRVDKMTLAAFEATLRLYLRGCENEIPTVEMIFKKPEELNKAAQNFCRRLKKFFKTTNIQRVQLGVVQADDTVGGGSFPQSVLPGFAVSLALPEMGSAGKLAERLRTGKYPVVTGASLDRVLFHMRTLRPHDEDRIIETLKEMLYMPEKEAL